In Citrus sinensis cultivar Valencia sweet orange chromosome 3, DVS_A1.0, whole genome shotgun sequence, the sequence AATgtagaaaattatgaaataagtaactttaaaaaaatttaccaaacaccatTTTTGTCAAACCTTATAAAATAAGCAGCTTATATCATTTCAACCCAATCTCAAATGAATCCTCAATTGATCTATTACTGTCTATTTTAGTCTTTTACATTAGATTATATGCATAGTCAAATCAAGAccaattaactttgtaattcataaaaaaataatgatataatcACAAACTATtgtatacaattttttttgtacaaattaatatggcatcaattcattggttgaatgaaaatacaaaataatgaaaataaatcacGTAGGCcaaaagatatttaatttaaccaatTGTATCatgtcacatcagtttgtataaGATAAGTTTGTAagtatatcattactcaaaataaaaagaaagaaaaagaaagagaaaaaggtcAATTTTTAAGATCGTATCATTAcaaatttaactaaataacctctaaatgatttttttttaatgtaatgaTACGAacttaaaaattcaaacaaatttttgatgatgtaatttttttaaaaagttagtCGACGTGGATATGATTCGGAGTGCAAGTAAgtggcatttgtttttttgtctgaaatctgaatagacctgaattagtatgaattctgaataaatctgaatgtctgaatctaaataatatatttattttttcgtctgaatatcagaaaataagtattacgttgtttgtttttttcaacttaaaaagttgaaaatatgtacttttacatttgtatccttattaaatttgaatgtcaaataaataatatattaaatacaacaatattttaacatttataagtaaaactatattcaagtgaatacataattattttagaattttaatatataaaatatcataaatttcaaattttatcgtatataatataataaagaaaaaacatggatatttttatgtgaggtaaatgtctatgggtgagttttaggatagacatgaaaaataaattataaagcagggatatttttgacattagcaagtaattgacttaattaaggtttctccattaagtaaaaagcgaaaaaaattgacttattttattaagtcaagattatctaaaaagtctcattaagttataaaaacaaacacttttagttaacttaattaattaagttaagtcactttaagtcattaagttaaaaaaacaaacgccacctaaaTCATGCAATTATAAGAGATTTTTATTAGCTATGTGCTAAACAATATTCTCTGCATTAAAAGatcttcaaaaattcaaatcacatgaaataatatttcttcaaCTTAAACTATCTCAATTCTCAAACATGCTCGATATGATATACCTTATTTTacatgaatatatattttgcgTCAAATCTAATCTTGGACTTtatcttgtaatttaaaaaaaattacatcatcaaaattttgtttgaatttctCCTTATCAAACCATACAAATCCATTCGTACAACATCgatacaatttaattcaattggatgttaatatattattaaaaaaagcatTGCAataattaagaatgaaaatttgataataaacaCAAGACTTTTTTTCACCCGTACTTATCCAGTTACGTTGTGCTTATCTTCAAACTCAAAAGTATGAATTACAACTTGAGTTCTATGTCACTGATGGCAAATTccatagtttaaaaaattacttatttattatttaatagatGAATTTTGGGTAAAAACTCGtttaatctctatattttaaaGCTAATGCTcgtttaatcttttatttttaaagggtaaaagctcgtttagtccATATATTTTGAGATTAGTGCTTAtttagtctctatattttttaacatgcTTCAAAACACCCATgcctttaaattattgacacctATGCCGTTACTTTGTATTCCTTTtagcttacttttacaatattacccttgttacaatattgtttcttttttggacattaataataaataaaattaccaatttaatcccaaaaataaaataaaaacaaagaaaatatatattaatcttTGTCGaaattatgtcaaaaaaataaatattctaaaaacatttaattactaattttttggacattaataaaaaaattaatatattaattcctCGTGgagtattcaaaaaaattaatattgatttttttgttgtttctattttatttttttttgggttaaattgataatttgatttttcttgttattaatgtccaataaagaagaaatattattgtacgagggtaatattgtaaaagtaagttaaaaagaataaaaaataacagtaaGGGTGTCAATACTTAACAGTAAGGATATTttaaggtatttttaaaaatatatggacTAAATAGGTactaatatcaaaatataaggactaaacgAGATTTTacctatttttaaaaatgcctcAAAATATATCTGCagttaaattattaacatctctgtttttttttttttgcttgctTTTACAGTATTActcttttacaataatgttgaTTCTtttagacattaataaaaaaataaattaccaatttaatcccaaaaaaatatatattaatttttatggaaCACTCAGCTAAagagttaatatattaatttttgtcttagtgtccaaaaaaattggtaatttaattttttctatagtattaattttttgacaaACATAAgcattcacaaaaattaatatatattatttttattttatttttaagattaaattagtattttaattttttttcattaatgtccaagaaaaagaaacgttattataaaaggataatattgtaagAACAAGTCAagaggaataaaaaaaaaataatggtagTGATGTCAACGGTTTAACAATTGAGATGTTTTGAGGTACTTTGAACAATATAAGGACTAAGCGGACACTAACCTAAAAacataagaattaaataagtttttaccTAATGAATTTTACATCAATTGAGACTGAACCTAGAATTTAAATGTTAGGATGCTTAGCATTACTCTTAATTTATAGAATAATACAAAGAAATTTAACATTTGTGTCCTTTTTTTATgtcattcattcattattgaataataaatttttaaaaagttactattatattatttaataaatgaatgacgTATCAATTGAGAGCAAAAAATGGAGATATTTAGCTATAACGTGGGATTCTGCTCTCAATAATACTCAGGGTGCAATTATGGggctttttcttctttttacaaaaatatagaatacagccaaatttttttacctttaTAAACTATATAGTgagattaataaatatttgggttggtccctacaaaaatttaaatgtatGTATTTAGAATCCACATGGAcccaaaaatacataaataaagtGGAGTTATTACGATTAACTTGGACTTGCTGGAATGAAGGTAATAGATATTTCGTAAACCATAGATGAGTTATGAAaggtcaaaattttataattgtgTATAGGAATTGTACGGCCAGGTTGGGAATGCCATCCAATTCTGACGTActtctttctttaataatgGGGAAGAAAGAATCTTCATTACTTTCCAAAGAAGGGAACTTAAAGGTCAGTTGGAGATTGTGGCTGCTCATAAAATATGTTGATTATGTTAcgtgaataaaataaattgttgattaaaaaatagttttatggatgaaataaattatattgttgtGATGATATCTgtgaatttgaaaagtaaaatatatgcgtttaatacattttattgagaaaatgttgttttattatataatgaccaaaatattattatatatagtaTAATCTCGTTAAATTAATACTCGATAATTTGATAATATCGATTAAATAACAGTTTTCATAGATCTTGATTGGGGCCCAacaagttaaatttttaattggataatttattaaataataaattttcaaaaaaaacttcattttTCTATAGGATGcaaatagtaaataaattagtaattattttaaaactaaatacaTATGATATGTCTATGAGGCTTTGTAAAATAAGTTTTCAATGTCACTTGCTTCTTTTTGAAGTTGagacttgaattttttctctaattttcgGTAATGCCGAAAGAAGTTTCGGCATCATATTGTCACTTTGCAATAAGAAGTTATTTGATGTCACTATTGTATTTAGTGCATCTTTTTACAAGCGGGCTGCATAGTTGAATTGTTCTTTTTAGTTTCTTCCTCTTTATCTTTTCTAATACACTTTTAATAATTCGATCGTCACTCAAAATTATAATCGTATCGTGCAATTTGATAGAATCACTATATTCTTTAATTACTATCTTTACACTTCATTTGGAGTGAAGTCTTGTATAGCTGGCGCAAATCCGTAGAAGATTTTGCTTCCTATATAGACTAAATGTTGATATTCAAAAGTTCAAATTACATGAAATAATATACTTCTACTTGAAACTATCCCTTGCACGCTCGATacgatatattttattttttataagtctTTTACGTCAAATCTAATCTTGGAGTTTCTTATAAATctagtaattttcttttaaaaaattatatcatcaaaaatttgttcaaatttCCCATTTTCAAAGCATACAAATCCAATCGTCACATTGATAGAATACAATGCAATTTTGATAGTAAACACGATGactcatatttatttatttttttcgcATTCACTTGTCCAATTGCGTTTTGCTTGATCAACTTTACACCATTTTAGACTGTAACTTTATTCTGATCGTGGATTGGTTGCTTGGTACCAACTTGTCACCACCCAACTCTACTCTACTCCTACCACCCATCCGCCATCGTAGAAAATCGCAGACTTGGATTTGGGTTCGGGTTGGTAAGGTGGTCCCCACCCACACCAACCCAACCCTCTCCTCGCCGATTTAATCGTTTAACCAACACTCTTCTTAACGCCGTCCAATATCTAAATCCCACTCCGCTACACCTACAcgttcattattattattattattatttaggtAAATACTTTAacataaaacaacaaaaataaaaataataaactaaagaTACATCATGTTGTGACCAATAAATACTCCATGATCGACATGCCATATCCCTCTAATCTGGACGCTATCAACGGTCAAATgttatttacttttatgaattttatgatCATCCCGTAGTGCATAAGTTATGGGCGTACAATATCATAGTTGGACCCCACACAACAACTCCGTATCTTTAGATATGCAAACCAGAGGGAAAAAAACCATGAAAAATCTCtgagattaaaaataaaagaaaattatctctgcatcatatttaattactatttttatttttattttttctatacaTCAcctatattttcaaatttatattaattattatatcactAGCACTTTTAGAATATGTTAAACTCATAATTGTGTTAAATGaccattttatcatttaaaacattaaaaaaaaaaaccttcatCTGACTTTCCTGTATATCTGCAGTCATGCttcttttgtaattataaactttattatttttccaagtttcaaaggataaaataatcttttaatacatttaaagaTGAAATAATCATTTTGCTTTGATTATTTAACACATTTTAATGACGTTAGTGATAAAGTGATTGACTATTaggaatttgaaaatataagtGCTGCacgttaaaaaattttaataattagatgcagaaatgacaaaataaaGATAGTGTTGTGATAATTTTccaagaaaaagtaaataaatagagTGTCGCGTTGATTGTTTATGGCTGCGCACACGTAGTCTGTTGCGGACGCAATGTGCTTGCAAAAAACCAGCAACATGCGTTGGGGCCACAACAGAAACCAATATAGAGACGAGAGTTACCAGATCACATGTTCAATGTTAGGCCCCAGACACCACACCGATCTTCAACTTGCTGCAACatctaaaattaaagaattttctaGCAAGAATGAATGCAACAGTTGAAATGTTCCAAAAGGTTTTTACAggaaaaaattacatttgatACAACATTTGTTATGAATCCTATGCAAGGAAGATGGCTCCTTGTTTACAAGAAAAGCTCATACTTCTGGTACAACAACAATGTGGTCTCCAGAACCATTTGTATGAACTTGATTGAATCTTTTTTCTACGACTGTAATTCCGCACAGCTAACTAACCAGTTACCAATTTTGGTTACTGCTACCTGAATATGATTGATGTACTCAGTTTTATATCAACTGACCACAATAATCAagataaatgacaaaaaaaaaatccaactaAAATTCCAAGAAAAGGCAAGATGCAAAAAAGAGTAACACAATGTAAAGTAGTTTGAAGCAGGCATAAAAGTGACTAATATGAgctaaaattaatgaaatcataatcatGCCCCTCTAATGAATAAGGAAAGAGAAGCAGCCATCATGACCATTTTTACATAGACAATGACCCTCTCACTACCTCATGTTTCTCAGAGTCTACAATATAATCAGAAGCTCATGTCTCATTCAAACTACATATTGAAATTCTCTCATACTTCTCAACAAATTCCTAAGCAGATTACAGCAGATTTCAAGATCAGAACTTTCTTAAAGCCAATAACAAAAGTTCACTAACTAACCGCTCTAATTCAAACACAAAATGTCTACAAAATGTCAATTGAAGCACTGATAATTGGATAATATGGTCAGAAGAAGAATGTATATCGTTCATTGAAAGAGAAAGTTGTACTTACTCCTCAGAGTGACATCAGTCAGTTACAAGTTCCCAATCTACTTTAGCCATGTCAATAAACTCACTCTCACCATCTTCAAACAAGACCTACAACAGCACATTTTCTTATATGTTCATATTGCTCTTATAACTTTAAATGGTAGCCAAATAAAAGAGACTCTTACCGAGTGTTTTCTGGAATACTCATCAAACCGTCTAATAATCCCAAAAGAACTGTAATATTTGAGCCAatgggaaagaaaaaaaaattcagcagAATAGTCAATGATGATGTAAATTACAGATGGAATTAAACATTCTGGGAAGTACCTCTCATTCTTGGGATGGGATATTCTAATCACTTTGCCAATGCAACATTGAGGGCATATTTGTCGTTGATTATAAGGAGGTCGTGAACTGCCTGAATGGCAACAAGACTAAGATATTTGACAAAGCAACCAATACATAATCTAGAATCCAGGAATAAAGTTTTCTTACCTATATGCAAATCTCCATTCTGataaaactaaacaaaaaaaatgccaGAATCAGTCCAAGTTTGTAGAAAATGTACACAGTATATAACTTAAGCAGAAACTAACATGGATAGAAAGTGTAAAACTGAAATgcattaaaaatgaatatcaacACTTCCGTAGTAATTGAGTACGAATTTTTGGAGCTTGCAAATCTTCCAATATATTAGATGTAGCATACTAGTGGAATGAAGGGAAGAAAAGGGGGTGAAATAAGAACAGAATGGCCTAATCTATTCCAACTGCattgttgaattttgaatttgatccaatccaatcaaagaaaatgtccatttatatttcaaaatttgaaatataaaagaagGCTTTAGAATACTTTTTGTGGCTCAGCTATCAAAAAGAAGCCACCAAATTTCAAAGCAACGCGCCACTCTTTCAGAGGTTGACTCAGACTATTTTACAACAGTGATATACCAAAGCCAGACTATAATCCGCTCAAAGTGTTATGTGAAAACTTACAAATTTGAACACAACActctaaaattaaatgtagAACACATTCTCTTGCACTGATGATGTAAGAGAGAAGATATTCAAATGTATCTATaccttgaaaattgaaatcatagtttaagaacaaaaatacaaaaagcaTTATAATTGCATAGCAGCCAAGGGAAAAAGTTGCTAAACATTACctcaaaatttattcatttatgaaGTATTAGAAATACTTCCACTAAGAAATAACGGCAAAAGCGACTTGAAATAATTCATAAGCCATTCCAAAAGTATTCTCACCCAAACCCATTTTGACCAATCAAGTAATAATACATGAAAGGATGTATAGTCACACTTGCTATACATAAATGTACACACATACAACATACATACCAATGAAAAAAGCTTGGATAGCTAAGTTAGCAAAATCGCAGGTATCCATAATCAAAACACACAACATATAATCATTGAACActagttaaaaaatatatatatatatataattatggaTTATCAAACAGCCACATATACATACATCTTTTCCAGATaatattgctttcaatttggGAGAAGATACAGCCACCTGACAGGCTACCAACTTTAGTGCAGCATCTGATGAGATCTTAGGCTTGCTAGGTTTTGCCCCCAGCTTCCTCCTGCAGCCTGCAGCTCCGCAGTGGCAATCTTGATCTGCACCAAATTGAACAAACCTGCTAAATTTGTCAGATTAGTGCATATTGGGctatgaaaatagaaaatttgaaGGGAAACCAATCTACCAGCTGTCATCAATATGCATAAGAGATCATGACacaaaatactaaatataaatatgcatgcttacaataaaaaaaaaatatatataccaATGTTCAAAGAGAGATGTCTAACAGTATGCAATAAGAGAGTCATGCAAGAATTCGTACTGGTAGTCGTAGGTCAGATTTTCGCCCTTTTTTATGTCACGAGTTGCAAATATGCCTATTCTCGTTTCACCATCAATTATCCTTgagcaaaacaaaattaaaacacGTAAGATAAGAAATCAACTCACATGACAACAAAATTAGTGATGAGGGGTCAGTGTGAACCATTTCTGCATCTCAGTATTGGGGCAGCAACTATGGTTTATGTATCTTGATTTATTTCCTTTGTATGTGGCATCAATTACCATGTCACGATTGATCTCACACAGGTAAAAGTTAGTTTCTCCAAGGTGCTTCATTTTCCAAAGTCTTTCTTCACATGTTTTGTCATCAATAACTGCATTGAAGAAACATCGAAGCAGATGCTAATGGATCATAAAATAATGCAACATGAGAATAtggaaagaaattttgatgaaGAACAAGCAACAACCAAGATGTCACCTTCCCCAACATATTCAATTACAAACTCTCCTCGTTTAATATCTTCATCTGCCACAATCCCAGCTCCACATTTCTCTGTCTACAAGCAATACCTTACTTAACTTCATATTTTGAGTGTACACAGaagaaacaataacaaaaaccaCATAAGGAGTGACATTGAACAAAAGACTGGAATCAAGTCTAATGCATTTGTGCTTGAAGAATGAAAAGGAAGGAATGTTTTTAACATGTGAAGTTTTATTCTCAATGCTCAACCTGCACtaatttcatcttcttcacaGGTCGGTTCTGGAATGGCTTATTAAGGCATGAATTCCCACATTTACAGCCAGAAGAGCAGCTAGACAGGAGCATCCTGTAGGAAAAAAAGCAAACCAAGTCTTGGggttcaacaaaaataaactaaacacAATAATATTTCGGATGAGGAAACTGCAAATAAATAAGAGCCCAAATAAAACGTACAACAACACATAATTTCTCATTAGATTACCCAAGATAAAAATCCATCACAACCTCAAACACATCGGAGTACAAGGCAGAGAAACAGAGATAgacaaaaacaatttcttaCCCACAATGACAGTCTCTGTCACAAACACCAGAAGAACCTGGTGATGCTGTGCAAGAGCAGAATATGCCATCATCCTCAAGCCGTCTCTTAATCCTCTTTGTAAGATATATATCTGAAATTCATAAAcaccaagaaaataaaaaaaaatcacaaaagagaaagaacaGTAACTTAACCAATTAAAAACAAGCAAcagaacaacaacaacagcaacaactcGAAAGTGAAGTTCAAGTGGATACTTCGCTTAATGAAGACATAAGGTATGGCCTTCGGTTTAATAAACCAATCGGGTAATTCAAACTCAACTGGGTTCCCAATCTGTTTCAACAACTTATTAAACGCATGGCCTATCCGGCTATTATCAGAATTCtgaacataaaagaaaaaaaaaagccaaaatgTAAGAATAATTCAACTATCTAAAAATCAGTAgacaaaacaaacacaaagcAATAAAACATTTGTGAAAAGCTGAGAGCTTTAACCTTCTTTGCAGCCGGCATGGCATCAAAACTCTTTCACCAAGGCTGCAGCTGCCTACAAGATAACCAAGAAATTGAATATGCTAAATCTTGagtacaaaaagaaaaaaaaatcatttatat encodes:
- the LOC102630758 gene encoding histone-lysine N-methyltransferase ASHH3 isoform X3 — its product is MPAAKKIGNPVEFELPDWFIKPKAIPYVFIKRNIYLTKRIKRRLEDDGIFCSCTASPGSSGVCDRDCHCGMLLSSCSSGCKCGNSCLNKPFQNRPVKKMKLVQTEKCGAGIVADEDIKRGEFVIEYVGEVIDDKTCEERLWKMKHLGETNFYLCEINRDMVIDATYKGNKSRYINHSCCPNTEMQKWIIDGETRIGIFATRDIKKGENLTYDYQFVQFGADQDCHCGAAGCRRKLGAKPSKPKISSDAALKLVACQVAVSSPKLKAILSGKDFYQNGDLHIGSSRPPYNQRQICPQCCIGKVIRISHPKNESSFGIIRRFDEYSRKHSVLFEDGESEFIDMAKVDWELVTD
- the LOC102630758 gene encoding histone-lysine N-methyltransferase ASHH3 isoform X2, whose amino-acid sequence is MPAAKKNSDNSRIGHAFNKLLKQIGNPVEFELPDWFIKPKAIPYVFIKRNIYLTKRIKRRLEDDGIFCSCTASPGSSGVCDRDCHCGMLLSSCSSGCKCGNSCLNKPFQNRPVKKMKLVQTEKCGAGIVADEDIKRGEFVIEYVGEVIDDKTCEERLWKMKHLGETNFYLCEINRDMVIDATYKGNKSRYINHSCCPNTEMQKWIIDGETRIGIFATRDIKKGENLTYDYQFVQFGADQDCHCGAAGCRRKLGAKPSKPKISSDAALKLVACQFYQNGDLHIGSSRPPYNQRQICPQCCIGKVIRISHPKNESSFGIIRRFDEYSRKHSVLFEDGESEFIDMAKVDWELVTD
- the LOC102630758 gene encoding histone-lysine N-methyltransferase ASHH3 isoform X1; translated protein: MPAAKKNSDNSRIGHAFNKLLKQIGNPVEFELPDWFIKPKAIPYVFIKRNIYLTKRIKRRLEDDGIFCSCTASPGSSGVCDRDCHCGMLLSSCSSGCKCGNSCLNKPFQNRPVKKMKLVQTEKCGAGIVADEDIKRGEFVIEYVGEVIDDKTCEERLWKMKHLGETNFYLCEINRDMVIDATYKGNKSRYINHSCCPNTEMQKWIIDGETRIGIFATRDIKKGENLTYDYQFVQFGADQDCHCGAAGCRRKLGAKPSKPKISSDAALKLVACQVAVSSPKLKAILSGKDFYQNGDLHIGSSRPPYNQRQICPQCCIGKVIRISHPKNESSFGIIRRFDEYSRKHSVLFEDGESEFIDMAKVDWELVTD